The following proteins are encoded in a genomic region of Reichenbachiella sp.:
- a CDS encoding M28 family peptidase, producing MKRLVIIMLTLAVTGLHAQQSELATKYANTITEEDLMDQLSILASDALEGRETGERGQRMAAALLSDHFQSLGLEAPVKQGDQMSYYQNVPLISSKIKSAYLKIGKTKYENFNKNVFVGTGATTGEISGEVVFVGNGAAERYESLDVKGKFVLMIGDNNYRSTIKASKVAAANGAKALIAVRTATDEILEQLLISYRGYLEAGRMTVDTGIEESEFLGMYFLAPSLLKEIVGKPYDKLSQIAFSEDNAGFEKIKKGKVSVSIEKEVKTISSENVMGYLEGTDLKDELVVITSHYDHLGRRGDKIFNGADDDGSGTAGVMEMAEAFAMAKADGNGPRRSMLFLAFTGEEKGLLGSEFYADNPVFPLENTVTNLNMDMIGRNDDENYKGKDYVCLVGSDKLSTELHEISEKANATYTNLDLNYVYNDENHPEQIYYRSDHWNFAKNGIPVIFYTTGSHDDYHKETDTVEKIEREVYLKRTRLVFYTAWELVNRDKRPALDQK from the coding sequence ATGAAAAGACTAGTAATTATCATGCTGACATTGGCCGTGACCGGTCTACATGCACAGCAATCAGAACTGGCAACAAAATATGCCAATACCATCACTGAAGAAGATTTGATGGACCAACTTAGTATTCTAGCATCAGATGCACTGGAAGGTAGAGAAACCGGCGAAAGAGGCCAGCGTATGGCTGCAGCACTTCTTAGTGATCATTTTCAAAGTTTAGGATTGGAAGCTCCTGTAAAGCAGGGTGATCAAATGAGCTATTATCAAAATGTACCTTTGATTTCTTCGAAGATTAAAAGTGCTTATCTAAAAATAGGAAAGACTAAATATGAAAACTTTAACAAGAATGTTTTTGTAGGTACAGGAGCAACAACCGGTGAAATATCAGGCGAAGTGGTTTTTGTGGGCAATGGAGCGGCAGAAAGATATGAGTCTTTAGACGTAAAAGGGAAATTTGTCTTGATGATTGGCGACAACAATTACCGATCTACCATCAAGGCGAGCAAAGTCGCAGCCGCCAATGGTGCCAAAGCGTTGATTGCTGTACGAACAGCTACAGATGAAATTTTGGAGCAGCTACTTATCTCTTATAGAGGCTACCTAGAAGCTGGCCGTATGACTGTCGATACTGGAATAGAAGAGAGTGAATTTTTGGGTATGTACTTTTTGGCGCCAAGTCTGCTGAAAGAAATAGTAGGTAAGCCATATGATAAATTGAGCCAGATTGCCTTTTCAGAAGACAATGCCGGCTTTGAAAAAATCAAAAAAGGAAAGGTGTCTGTTTCTATCGAAAAAGAAGTTAAAACAATCAGTTCTGAAAATGTAATGGGTTACCTAGAAGGAACAGATTTGAAGGATGAATTAGTGGTTATCACATCGCATTACGATCACTTAGGTAGAAGAGGGGACAAAATCTTCAACGGTGCAGATGATGACGGTTCAGGTACGGCAGGAGTGATGGAAATGGCTGAGGCTTTTGCTATGGCCAAAGCTGATGGAAATGGGCCTCGAAGAAGCATGCTGTTTTTAGCTTTCACTGGAGAAGAGAAAGGTCTTTTAGGTTCTGAGTTTTATGCTGATAATCCTGTATTTCCATTGGAGAATACAGTTACTAATTTGAATATGGATATGATTGGTAGAAATGACGATGAAAACTACAAGGGCAAAGACTATGTGTGTCTGGTAGGTTCAGATAAACTTTCAACCGAACTACATGAAATTAGTGAGAAGGCAAATGCTACTTACACGAATCTGGATTTGAATTACGTGTACAATGATGAAAATCATCCGGAGCAAATCTATTACAGATCTGATCATTGGAATTTTGCTAAAAACGGTATTCCTGTTATTTTCTACACTACAGGGTCACATGATGACTACCACAAGGAAACAGATACAGTAGAAAAAATTGAAAGAGAAGTGTATTTGAAAAGAACACGTTTGGTTTTTTATACTGCATGGGAATTAGTTAATAGAGACAAGCGACCTGCCTTGGATCAGAAATAA
- a CDS encoding sulfite exporter TauE/SafE family protein, whose protein sequence is MITLFSYELTYLAFVSFLIVGVLVGMSKTGVHGMGMIAVPLLAATFGGKASSGLMLPLLIMADVFGVAYYHRHAEWKHLIRLFPWAILGVLLGTWTGNYIDDQLFRTIMGVIIFLSLGIMVWLERVNKNKIPDYWWFAMILGIAAGFTTMVGNLAGSTMALYLLSMRMPKNEFIGTAAWFFMAVNWFKVPFHIWSWETINLNSVLLDLVALPMIAIGAYLGIFVIKKISDQGFRWFVMTMTAVAAVFMMF, encoded by the coding sequence TTGATTACATTATTTTCTTACGAGCTAACTTATTTAGCTTTTGTTTCTTTCTTAATTGTAGGTGTGCTGGTAGGCATGTCCAAAACAGGCGTTCATGGTATGGGTATGATAGCTGTACCCTTGTTGGCTGCCACATTTGGAGGTAAAGCTTCCAGTGGATTAATGTTGCCTCTACTAATCATGGCTGATGTTTTTGGTGTCGCCTATTATCACCGTCACGCCGAATGGAAACATCTCATTAGACTATTTCCGTGGGCCATATTGGGCGTACTACTCGGTACCTGGACAGGTAATTATATTGATGACCAGCTTTTTCGGACCATTATGGGAGTTATCATCTTTCTAAGCTTGGGAATCATGGTTTGGTTAGAGCGAGTCAACAAAAATAAGATACCTGATTATTGGTGGTTTGCGATGATTTTGGGAATTGCAGCTGGATTCACCACCATGGTGGGGAATTTGGCTGGCAGTACCATGGCGCTTTATTTACTCTCCATGCGTATGCCAAAGAATGAATTTATTGGTACAGCGGCTTGGTTCTTCATGGCTGTCAATTGGTTTAAAGTGCCCTTTCATATTTGGAGTTGGGAGACCATCAATTTGAATTCTGTTCTACTAGACCTTGTAGCACTGCCTATGATAGCTATAGGTGCATACCTGGGTATTTTTGTGATCAAAAAAATTTCGGATCAAGGTTTTAGGTGGTTTGTCATGACTATGACGGCTGTAGCTGCCGTTTTTATGATGTTTTGA
- a CDS encoding ABC transporter permease — protein sequence MFKHNLILTFRNFKRFKSSFFINLIGLSTGLACTMFIYLWVTDEMNTDKHYAKDDQLFQVMEHQQYADHIMTTWSTPGLLARSLKEEFPEIEYAATTTWVNNMTLSFEDKNIKSEGWYVGPDFFNIFSHELIEGNADHVMKDLSSIVISDDLALRIFGTTSDLIGKPLKLDHDQTFLISGIFKKISAQSSITFDFALPFDNFMERNPWVKNWGSNGPRTYVMLRSGAQASEVSDKIAEFVKTKNENTNVTLFLKKYSDNYLYGRYEHGHLVGGRIEYVRLFSIIAIFILLIACINFMNLATARASRRAKEVGIKKAVGAPKSTIVTQYMTESLLMSLISFAVSVLVVFFLLPQFNEITGKQISNSFDLDVIFAFFGITLFTGIISGSYPAIYLSSFTIVKVLKGEMKGSLAELWARKGLVIFQFTLSIILIVSVMVIYKQIDYVQSKSLGYDKDNMIYFDQEGKVESNVESFLTGLKAIPGIVSATSTGHTLLYRNNNTSGLEWEGKDPEVNILFENVRTNYGIFETLGIEFKEGRAFSKEFSTDTTKIIFNEAGIKAMGMEDPIGKTITLWGDNKLEIIGVVKDFHFQSLHNEVKPLFFILSPENTWHIMARIQAGTEKQTLADLKTFYEEFNSGFAFEYNFMDETYKTHYEAEQRVSTLSRFFAGMAIVISCLGLFGLASFTAERRQKEIGIRKVLGSSVLNIVYLLSSDFTKLVGLSILLALPISYYLISEWLDQFAFRISLEVWFFVGAGLLSLIIAWLTVGSQALRAAHVNPAECLRDE from the coding sequence ATGTTTAAGCACAATCTGATCCTGACATTTAGGAACTTTAAGCGATTTAAAAGTTCCTTTTTCATCAACCTTATTGGCCTATCCACAGGACTAGCCTGTACGATGTTCATCTATCTTTGGGTAACAGACGAGATGAATACAGATAAGCATTACGCTAAGGATGATCAACTTTTTCAAGTAATGGAGCATCAACAGTATGCCGATCATATTATGACCACATGGTCTACGCCAGGCCTTCTGGCTCGATCACTCAAAGAGGAATTCCCTGAAATAGAATATGCAGCCACCACTACTTGGGTAAACAATATGACATTGTCATTTGAAGACAAAAACATAAAATCAGAAGGATGGTATGTAGGGCCTGACTTCTTTAATATTTTCTCCCACGAACTGATTGAAGGTAATGCGGATCATGTAATGAAAGATTTGAGTTCTATTGTTATTTCCGACGACTTGGCCCTCCGAATTTTTGGTACTACCTCAGACCTCATTGGAAAACCCTTAAAATTAGATCACGATCAAACCTTCTTAATCTCAGGAATATTTAAAAAAATATCAGCCCAATCGAGTATCACTTTTGATTTCGCGCTACCATTTGACAACTTCATGGAGCGCAACCCATGGGTGAAAAACTGGGGAAGTAATGGACCAAGAACTTATGTAATGTTAAGAAGTGGCGCACAGGCTTCTGAGGTATCAGACAAAATTGCGGAGTTCGTTAAAACCAAAAACGAAAATACTAACGTCACCTTATTTCTGAAGAAATACTCAGATAACTATCTCTATGGAAGATATGAACATGGTCATCTGGTCGGGGGTCGCATAGAGTATGTTCGCCTTTTTTCAATCATAGCCATTTTTATTTTGCTCATTGCATGTATCAACTTCATGAACCTCGCTACAGCACGAGCATCCAGAAGAGCTAAAGAAGTGGGTATAAAGAAAGCTGTAGGTGCGCCAAAATCGACGATAGTAACACAATACATGACTGAGTCTCTACTCATGTCATTGATCTCTTTTGCCGTTTCCGTTTTAGTAGTCTTCTTCCTTCTTCCCCAATTCAATGAAATCACGGGAAAGCAAATTTCTAATTCATTTGACCTCGATGTAATTTTTGCATTTTTTGGCATCACCCTTTTTACCGGAATAATCTCAGGCAGCTATCCTGCCATTTACCTTTCAAGTTTTACGATAGTCAAAGTATTAAAAGGAGAAATGAAAGGTTCTCTTGCAGAGCTATGGGCAAGAAAAGGTTTGGTTATTTTCCAATTCACACTATCCATCATTTTGATTGTATCCGTGATGGTCATTTACAAACAAATAGACTATGTACAATCCAAAAGCCTTGGATATGACAAAGACAACATGATCTACTTTGACCAAGAGGGAAAGGTGGAAAGCAATGTAGAATCATTCCTTACAGGTTTAAAAGCTATCCCGGGTATCGTCTCAGCAACTAGCACAGGTCATACCCTACTCTATAGAAACAACAATACTTCAGGTTTAGAATGGGAAGGAAAAGACCCTGAGGTCAACATACTCTTTGAAAATGTAAGAACTAACTATGGCATTTTTGAGACTTTAGGAATTGAATTCAAAGAAGGCCGTGCCTTTTCGAAAGAATTCAGTACAGATACCACAAAAATCATATTCAACGAAGCCGGCATTAAAGCCATGGGCATGGAAGATCCCATCGGAAAAACAATCACTCTTTGGGGTGACAACAAACTCGAAATCATTGGTGTAGTAAAAGACTTTCATTTTCAATCCTTGCACAATGAAGTGAAACCCTTGTTTTTTATTCTTTCTCCAGAAAACACCTGGCACATCATGGCCAGAATACAAGCCGGAACAGAAAAACAGACACTGGCTGATTTGAAAACCTTTTATGAAGAGTTTAATTCAGGTTTTGCCTTTGAATACAACTTCATGGACGAAACCTATAAAACGCACTATGAAGCTGAACAACGCGTATCCACTTTATCTAGATTTTTCGCAGGTATGGCAATTGTTATTTCTTGCCTAGGACTATTTGGATTGGCCAGCTTCACAGCAGAGCGTAGACAAAAAGAAATAGGGATTAGAAAAGTCCTTGGTTCTAGTGTATTGAATATCGTCTACCTGCTTTCCTCGGACTTCACCAAACTTGTAGGCTTGTCCATCCTCTTAGCGCTTCCCATCAGCTATTACCTCATTAGCGAATGGTTGGATCAATTTGCTTTCCGCATCAGTCTGGAAGTTTGGTTTTTTGTAGGAGCAGGCTTGCTCTCTCTGATCATTGCCTGGCTAACTGTTGGCTCGCAGGCGTTGAGAGCAGCGCACGTCAATCCAGCAGAATGCTTGAGAGATGAATAA
- the ric gene encoding iron-sulfur cluster repair di-iron protein, with the protein MQINKQETIANIVKQDFRAAQIFSANGLDFCCGGKVPLSEACEKSGLNVENVLEELDALKKQGDHSISYEGWTNAQLIKHIVEVHHAYIEDTVPYLFQLLDKIANVHGERHPELIQIRDIYEEATDALYDHMKKEEMILFPAIESIEQAKLNGKPMPPFPFGSISNPIQGMEGEHDFEGDAFKQIAALSSNFTPPEDACNTYQVAFAKLEEFVNDLHRHIHLENNILFENARLLEQSL; encoded by the coding sequence ATGCAGATCAATAAACAAGAAACGATAGCGAATATTGTAAAGCAAGACTTTAGAGCCGCGCAAATTTTCAGTGCCAATGGATTAGATTTTTGTTGTGGAGGGAAAGTGCCACTATCTGAAGCCTGTGAAAAAAGTGGACTGAATGTGGAAAATGTACTCGAAGAGCTTGATGCACTTAAAAAGCAGGGTGATCATTCCATATCCTACGAAGGATGGACTAACGCACAGCTCATCAAGCATATAGTCGAGGTGCATCATGCGTATATTGAAGACACCGTGCCATATCTATTTCAGCTACTAGACAAAATAGCCAATGTGCATGGAGAGCGGCATCCTGAATTGATTCAAATCAGAGATATCTATGAGGAGGCAACGGATGCCCTATATGATCATATGAAAAAAGAAGAAATGATTTTGTTTCCAGCGATTGAGAGTATAGAGCAAGCAAAATTAAATGGTAAGCCAATGCCTCCATTCCCTTTTGGAAGTATTTCTAATCCCATACAGGGTATGGAAGGAGAGCATGATTTTGAGGGAGATGCATTCAAGCAAATAGCGGCATTGTCGAGCAACTTTACACCACCGGAAGATGCATGCAATACCTATCAGGTCGCTTTCGCTAAGCTGGAGGAATTTGTGAATGACCTACACAGACATATCCATTTAGAGAATAACATATTATTTGAGAATGCCAGATTGTTAGAACAAAGTTTATAG
- a CDS encoding Crp/Fnr family transcriptional regulator: protein MIDPSSLEKAGAKKIHFKKGEWIFRQGDHALNYFQVVLGQVKMSNFSEQGQEFVQGMFTEGQSFGEPPLFVDVTYPASALATTDCEVLKLGKDKFIELLLNNPKMNLEVSKNLAKRLHYKAVMATEISSYDPEHRILTLLKYLKAEMNIDPDSLFAIALTRQQIADMTGLRVETAIRAIKKMETDNLLQIKNRKIYL, encoded by the coding sequence ATGATTGACCCTAGTAGTTTAGAGAAAGCAGGAGCTAAGAAAATACATTTCAAAAAAGGCGAGTGGATTTTCAGACAAGGTGATCATGCGCTCAACTATTTTCAAGTAGTTCTGGGTCAGGTCAAGATGAGCAACTTTAGTGAACAAGGACAAGAATTTGTACAAGGGATGTTCACCGAAGGCCAGAGTTTTGGAGAACCACCATTATTCGTGGATGTCACCTATCCCGCCAGTGCATTGGCTACTACGGACTGTGAAGTCCTTAAGCTAGGAAAGGATAAATTCATAGAGCTGCTTCTAAACAACCCTAAAATGAATCTGGAAGTTTCTAAAAATTTGGCCAAACGGCTGCATTATAAAGCCGTTATGGCAACTGAAATTTCGAGTTATGACCCCGAACATCGTATCCTCACTTTGTTGAAATACTTAAAAGCAGAAATGAATATTGATCCAGATTCATTGTTTGCTATAGCGCTCACTCGTCAGCAAATAGCCGACATGACTGGACTGAGAGTAGAAACAGCGATTCGCGCTATCAAAAAAATGGAGACCGACAACCTGCTCCAAATCAAGAACAGGAAGATCTATTTGTAG
- a CDS encoding PadR family transcriptional regulator gives MKGSNLGEFEEIVLLIVGIAGEEAYGLAIMELIKEQAGRSTTIGAVHAVLSRLEDKGLLNSKLGGATKERGGRRKRIFEITAAGRRALELSRDLRVNLWEQYAIKTV, from the coding sequence ATGAAAGGATCAAATCTTGGTGAATTTGAAGAGATTGTTTTACTCATAGTGGGGATTGCTGGTGAAGAAGCCTACGGGTTGGCTATCATGGAGCTGATCAAAGAGCAAGCAGGAAGAAGTACAACAATAGGGGCTGTACACGCCGTGCTTAGTAGGTTGGAGGACAAAGGACTACTCAACTCAAAGTTAGGAGGAGCCACAAAAGAAAGAGGGGGCAGACGAAAAAGAATCTTTGAAATTACTGCAGCAGGAAGAAGGGCACTTGAATTGTCCCGTGATTTGAGAGTGAATCTCTGGGAACAATATGCCATAAAAACGGTCTGA
- a CDS encoding ABC transporter permease — protein sequence MMDVQPPKWADRFLELFCKGYLLEEIQGDLYEHLQKNYEKRGRLISALMYWFQVLNFLRPFAIKKSQNSNITIMFKYNFLIAIRNLKKQRFYSVINISGLAIAIACCLIIAIFVKDELNYDKHFENHKNIYRISSHMLFNGNEFRMAQSPAPMKDAFKSDLPEIIESGRFRTHVPILLQKGDYFVKQENVAFADASILNIFKLQFIHGGGENTLDNPESLLLSRSASEKYFGFENPVGQSIKSSDGTLYQIDGVYEDLPHQTHFHFDVLLSMEGYEHSKNTVWLSNNYSNYFLLKDGADYQEVNEKLPEILKTYVGPRLQEMAQISIEDFEASGNFLKYKLIPMTDIHLHSNLGAEIEANGSMDNIYLFSAVGLFILLLACINFMNLATAKSAGRAKEVGMRKVMGSRKRFLIAQFLTESTVISLISFALAIVLVYLTLPYFNAFTGKNIVDPLFGVLNLWPYVLISSLVIGLLAGIYPAFFLSRFQPIAVLKGNLSTGMKSGKLRNLLVIFQFSISIIMIMATAVVYKQLRYSQNKRLGYNTEQVMIVDNTYTLGEGLEAFRNELLNDSEIENATASFFLPTRGGRSDYPFNREENSGAEHAISAQVWQVDDRYIPTLGMEVVSGRNFDDSRAIDTASVVINQSMAKRLGYEDPIGKKLKRVSEENKITIIGVVEDFYFDSFKQKIMPLVFFLNSDANYSMAIRYKSDDPLELVAKVENLWQEHAPGQPFEYSFMDQEYRAKLEEERRLGTIFSFFSSLAIVIACLGLFALASFTAEQRRKEIGIRKVLGATVGNVVSMLFSSFSKLLTIAILVSVPLGYYLMGKWLEEFVYRTEIGIGLIIGSCALVFLIAWITVSAQSFQAARSNPADNLNHE from the coding sequence ATGATGGATGTCCAACCACCGAAGTGGGCCGATCGATTTTTGGAATTATTCTGTAAAGGATATTTACTCGAGGAGATACAAGGAGACCTCTACGAACATCTACAAAAAAACTACGAAAAGAGAGGACGATTAATTTCTGCTCTTATGTACTGGTTTCAGGTGCTGAATTTCTTACGTCCCTTTGCTATAAAGAAAAGTCAAAACTCAAATATCACAATTATGTTCAAGTACAACTTTCTGATTGCTATTCGCAATCTAAAAAAGCAGCGGTTTTATTCCGTCATCAATATCTCAGGGCTAGCCATTGCCATCGCTTGTTGTTTGATTATAGCCATTTTCGTCAAAGACGAACTCAATTACGACAAGCATTTTGAAAATCATAAAAACATTTATAGGATTTCGTCCCATATGTTGTTCAATGGCAACGAGTTTAGAATGGCGCAGTCACCTGCACCTATGAAAGATGCGTTCAAATCTGACTTACCTGAGATTATCGAATCAGGGCGATTCAGAACTCATGTGCCCATATTATTACAAAAAGGCGATTATTTTGTCAAACAGGAAAATGTTGCCTTCGCAGACGCTTCCATTCTCAACATATTCAAACTCCAGTTTATACATGGCGGAGGTGAAAACACGCTAGATAATCCGGAATCTTTGTTGTTATCTCGCAGCGCTAGTGAAAAGTATTTTGGTTTTGAAAACCCGGTAGGACAATCAATTAAATCCAGTGATGGAACGCTATACCAGATAGATGGAGTGTATGAGGACTTGCCACATCAAACACATTTTCATTTCGATGTTCTCCTTTCGATGGAAGGCTATGAGCATAGCAAAAACACGGTTTGGTTGTCAAATAACTACTCCAACTATTTCTTGCTGAAAGATGGTGCTGACTATCAGGAAGTCAATGAAAAGCTACCTGAAATTTTGAAGACATATGTAGGGCCAAGACTTCAGGAAATGGCACAAATTTCGATCGAAGATTTTGAGGCCTCAGGTAATTTTCTTAAATACAAATTGATTCCTATGACAGATATCCATTTGCATTCGAATCTTGGTGCTGAAATAGAGGCCAATGGAAGCATGGATAATATTTATTTATTCAGTGCGGTAGGCCTGTTTATTCTATTATTAGCCTGTATCAATTTTATGAATTTGGCTACAGCCAAGTCAGCAGGCCGAGCCAAAGAAGTCGGCATGCGCAAGGTCATGGGGTCGAGGAAGAGATTTTTAATTGCTCAATTTCTAACTGAATCCACAGTTATAAGTTTGATCTCATTTGCGCTAGCGATCGTTTTGGTCTATCTGACCTTGCCATACTTCAATGCATTTACAGGAAAAAATATAGTAGACCCATTATTCGGAGTGCTCAACCTTTGGCCCTATGTGCTAATTAGTAGTCTGGTGATTGGTTTATTGGCTGGAATTTACCCAGCATTTTTCCTGTCTAGATTTCAGCCCATTGCCGTATTAAAAGGTAATCTGAGTACAGGTATGAAAAGTGGGAAGCTGAGAAATCTCTTGGTCATTTTTCAATTTTCCATCTCGATCATTATGATCATGGCCACAGCCGTAGTTTATAAACAATTACGGTATAGCCAAAACAAGCGACTTGGTTACAATACTGAGCAAGTGATGATTGTCGACAATACCTATACGCTGGGAGAGGGGTTGGAAGCCTTCAGAAATGAGTTGTTGAATGATTCGGAAATAGAAAACGCAACCGCAAGCTTTTTTCTTCCTACTCGTGGTGGTCGTAGTGATTACCCTTTCAATAGAGAGGAGAATAGTGGAGCAGAACATGCCATATCAGCACAGGTTTGGCAAGTGGATGACCGATACATTCCCACATTAGGTATGGAAGTGGTGAGTGGACGAAATTTTGACGATAGCAGAGCTATAGATACGGCGTCCGTGGTGATCAATCAGTCAATGGCTAAACGATTAGGTTATGAAGATCCGATTGGGAAAAAGTTAAAACGCGTTTCAGAAGAAAACAAAATCACCATCATTGGTGTGGTGGAGGATTTTTACTTTGATTCTTTTAAACAAAAAATAATGCCGTTGGTGTTTTTTCTTAACTCAGATGCTAACTATTCAATGGCCATTCGATATAAGTCTGATGATCCGCTAGAATTGGTAGCCAAAGTTGAAAACTTATGGCAAGAACACGCCCCTGGTCAACCATTTGAGTATTCTTTCATGGATCAGGAATATCGTGCTAAGCTGGAAGAGGAAAGACGATTAGGGACCATATTTAGTTTCTTTTCATCCTTGGCTATTGTGATTGCTTGTTTGGGGTTATTTGCACTAGCGTCTTTTACTGCCGAACAAAGGAGGAAAGAAATTGGAATACGAAAGGTACTAGGTGCAACCGTAGGCAATGTGGTTAGCATGCTGTTTTCTTCTTTTTCAAAACTTTTGACAATTGCCATATTGGTATCGGTACCTTTAGGCTATTACCTAATGGGGAAATGGCTAGAAGAATTCGTTTACCGAACTGAAATTGGAATAGGTTTAATCATAGGTTCCTGCGCACTTGTGTTCCTTATAGCTTGGATTACGGTAAGCGCTCAGTCCTTTCAGGCCGCTCGCTCGAATCCTGCCGATAACCTAAATCATGAATGA